One Polynucleobacter necessarius genomic window, AGTTTTGGTGGTGACGATACTGCTCAAGCGATGATCGCGCATTTGTTTCCCATAGCAACGTTGATCACACCAAATTTAGATGAAGCTTCTTTATTGTTAGGCTGTGACATTCTGGGTCCGGAGGATTTCCAATCAGCCGCACACGAATTGTTGGACATGGGTCCACAAGAAGTCCTGATCAAAGGCGGCCATCTAGATGCTACGCATACCCAAATTACCGATTACTTGATGTGGCGTTCTGTTGAAGATAATCTGGAAGTTATTCAAACGAAAGAATTTAAACACTATCGCGTTAATACTCCGAACACACACGGTACGGGTTGTTCGCTTGCATCGGCGATCGCTACATATCTAGCCGATGATCACGATCTGACCCACGCTGTTGCTAAAGCCATTGCCTATGTGGAGGCGGGTTTAGAAGCAGGGCGTTTCTTGAGCATTGGCGATGGTCCTGGGCCCTTATGGCATATGCATGATTTCTATCCAACAGCCTTGTTGGATGAAAAAGATCGGTAATAACAACCCTGATTTAGAGCTTATGCCTGCATCAGTGCTTGAAGGTGTTGCACAGCAGCTTTAGGGTCTTTGGCCTGTGTAATTGCTCGAACAACAGCAACTGACCCAGCGCCACTTTTAGCTACCGCATGAATACTCTCTTGATCAATACCGCCAATTGCGACTAATGGGTAGTGACTCATGAGTTTGGCATATTGGTAAAGTCTTCCTAGTCCCTGAGGTGCTGTTGGCATCTTTTTGAGGGTGGTAGCAAAGATAGCACCCATTGCACTATAACTGGGACAAAAGCGATCGGCATAAGCCATCTCGGCATAGCCATGCGTGCTAATGCCTAATCACAAGCCAGCATCCCGAATCTTTTCAAGGTCGGCGGTTTCAAGATCCTGTTGATCTAGGTGAACACCGTAAGCTTCCGCGTTAATCGCTTCTTGCCAATAATCATTAATGAAGAGCAAGGTTTTGCTACCTTGTGTCGCATTCACCGCTTCTTTAATCTGGCGACGAATTTTGAAACGATCTTCTGCTTTGAAACGTAATTGCACAGTAGGAAGTTCCGCATCAACCATCCGTTTTACCCAATCCACATCGGGCATTACGCCATTTAGCCCAAGGCGCTTCGGACATTCTTTAAACGCATTGGGATTCATATTGCGAGTCCATGGCAACAAATCAAAGTGCTCAAGCCTGCTAGGCCATTTAAAGGGGTTAAAGCCGCCATCCTGTGTGGTCATGCGAGACCATGCCTTACCAAGCACCTTGGCATCTGCTTCGATAAAACCCATTTCCACTGCTGCAAGGCCGCCCGCCATTTCATAGTGATCGGCCGCGGCTTCATTGTCAATCTGCGGCGAAGGAGAGCTCATCGAAAATGGCGGAATTGGAATACATA contains:
- the thiD gene encoding bifunctional hydroxymethylpyrimidine kinase/phosphomethylpyrimidine kinase, which codes for MFWILCYLCATSGASFGGDDTAQAMIAHLFPIATLITPNLDEASLLLGCDILGPEDFQSAAHELLDMGPQEVLIKGGHLDATHTQITDYLMWRSVEDNLEVIQTKEFKHYRVNTPNTHGTGCSLASAIATYLADDHDLTHAVAKAIAYVEAGLEAGRFLSIGDGPGPLWHMHDFYPTALLDEKDR